TCCTGTATGTGCAGCTTTTCCTGCATGTAGATGTTTTCCCATTGATCCAGAATGGTCTGATTCTAAAAGGCCGGCTGCCTGAGTTCCTGCAAGTCCAAGGGCATTTAATGTCTCTTTTTTGTCAAGTTTTAGTGCGTAGCATGCAGCAGCTGCAGCTCCAAACGTTCCGCAGGTTCCAGTACTGTGAAACCCTTTATTCCGATGTTCGGGGTTTACAAGAATTCCAAGGGAGATTGCAACTTCATAGCCTGCAATGATTGAGTTTATAAATTCTTTTCCACTTTTGTTAGATGCTTCGCAGGTTGATAATGCTGCGGGTATAACACAGGCTCCGGGGTGCATCTGGGCAAATCTGTGTCCGTCATCTAAATCAAGGCAGTGTGCAGCTATCCCATTTGCAAGAGCAGAATCAAGAATATTTGCTTTTTTATGGCCAATGATAGTTGATTCACTGTCTTCTTTTACAATATTATTTATTGCAATTGAGCTTCTGGTTTTAGATCCCCTGAGAGTTACCCCTAAAAAGTCTAAAAAACAGAGTTTAGCCTGATCTATGGCTTGTTTAGGGCCTTTTTTATGGTGAGTTCCAGTAATAAAATCTGTAAATTTTCCTGTTATCATTGATCGTAAATTCTAGGTTCATAAGATAAACTTTTTGATCAGTTTGTTAATCATATACTCTGTAAAAACATGTAAATTAAAAAAATCATGTGTAAATATGGATAAAATTAGATAAATTGATTATAGTAATTGATAAAAAATGATCTAGATCCATTAATAATATAAATTAATAGATTAATATTACTTTAAATAGTTCGATTCAATTCTACATTGGTTCTTATCCAATTCACTACTTCCATATATTATGATATTATATGCATTTGCACCAGAAAAGGGTGTGATAATATTCATAGACAGTCATATTTGGAATAACTTTTTATAGGATAAAATACAAATATTAAGCCAGAATGCGGACAGTAGATGATTGAATTAATTTGATTATGACACCCCGGTCAACTTAAGAATAATAAGTTGATATGATGTTCGTATATTGTTCTGTAACTTAAATAAACTGAGAAAGTGATGGTATGTCAGATATTGAATTTACTAAAATATTATTAGTTGAGGATAATCCGGCAGATATTCGCCTCTTTAAAGAAGCATTTAAAGAATCAAACTTTCAAAATGAATTTTATTCAGTTAAAAATAGCAGTGATGCCAATAATTTCTTAAATCGTCAGGAAAAATATACTAATGTCCCTAAACCGGATATAATATTACTTGATATCAATATACCTCCAACTGGAGGTTTTGATGTTTTAAAAAAAGTTAAAACAAATGATCATCTCAAATTAATTCCAGTGATAATCATTTCAGCGTCTCGAAATGAAAGAGACATGCTGTGTGCATATCATTACCATGCAAATGCGTTCATCGTCAAACCAAGTGATTATGATTCATTTATCAAGTTCTCTGACTCTCTTGGAGATTTCTGGATTAACTGGGCAAAGCTGCCTGGTGAAATGGAAATTTAAAAATATGGTAAAAATGAATTATACCATTCTTACAAGTGGTTTACTTAAATGTCTCCTTGCAGAAGGAGGTACTTCGTAGAATCCTTTTTTAATATTCCTTTTTACTTCAATGGTGTCTTTAGTATCAGCCCTTAATTTTGTACCGCATTTAGGGCATTTATAACCTTTTCCATTTCCTGCAGATTTCATACGTTTTCCACATTCACACAGGGGGTTTTTAGATTCATAGATCTTTGCAAGTTCTAGAATCTCGAACTTTTCTATGTTCAATGTTCCTTTCTCTCCAATTCCTCCGTATACTCTTACTTTATCGCCAGGGGCTAATTCCCTTACAATATCTCTAAACTCTTTGGTGGGCTCATAGGCAGCACATGGAATTTCACCAGACGCATCTTCTAAAGTGAATATAACATGACCTCCTTCTCTAGTGTAAGGGAAGTCTTTGACATTTCCTTTTACGATGTAGCATTTGAGCTTCTCCATGTCTGAAATTTTATGGGTTTGTATAAGATGCATATCTGTGTGCTGGTTTGTTTCAAATACTCTGGCTTCTGCAATTTCTTCATAAACTTTTACCATTTTACCTGCATTTAAGACTGCATCTG
This genomic window from Methanobacterium veterum contains:
- a CDS encoding response regulator, which translates into the protein MSDIEFTKILLVEDNPADIRLFKEAFKESNFQNEFYSVKNSSDANNFLNRQEKYTNVPKPDIILLDINIPPTGGFDVLKKVKTNDHLKLIPVIIISASRNERDMLCAYHYHANAFIVKPSDYDSFIKFSDSLGDFWINWAKLPGEMEI